One genomic window of Bartonella sp. JB63 includes the following:
- a CDS encoding MucR family transcriptional regulator, translating into MEHRPVLETESNLVITLVADIVAAYVSNNSIRPVEVPNLIADVHAAFLKAGNMTLTEVEVEKQRPAVNPKRSIFPDYLICLEDGKKFKSLKRHLMTHYGMLPEEYREKWQLDSSYPMVAPNYAKARSALAKEMGLGRKSEKKIK; encoded by the coding sequence ATGGAACATCGTCCAGTCCTGGAGACTGAAAGCAATTTAGTTATTACGTTGGTTGCCGATATTGTTGCTGCTTATGTGAGTAATAATTCGATCCGACCGGTGGAAGTGCCAAATTTGATTGCTGATGTTCATGCTGCTTTTCTAAAAGCGGGGAATATGACATTAACAGAAGTTGAAGTCGAAAAACAAAGACCTGCTGTTAATCCAAAACGTTCAATCTTTCCTGATTATCTTATCTGCCTTGAAGATGGAAAGAAGTTTAAGTCTTTAAAGCGTCATCTCATGACTCATTACGGTATGTTGCCGGAAGAATATCGTGAAAAATGGCAATTAGACAGCTCCTATCCTATGGTAGCACCTAATTATGCAAAAGCACGTTCAGCTTTGGCTAAAGAAATGGGGCTTGGACGTAAAAGCGAAAAAAAGATTAAGTGA
- a CDS encoding SufE family protein, with product MTETIDDIIENFSQLDDWEDRYRYVIELSHALPPFPESARNDANKVRGCVSQVWLLSSRDNSENPILTFQGDSDAHIVRGLIYILLAFYSGKKASEILTADAEGLLAKLGLNENLTPQRSNGLRAMIKRIRAESSL from the coding sequence ATGACAGAGACGATCGATGATATTATAGAAAACTTTTCCCAACTTGATGACTGGGAAGATCGTTATCGCTATGTAATTGAACTCAGCCATGCGTTACCACCTTTCCCAGAAAGTGCGCGAAACGATGCTAATAAAGTTCGTGGTTGCGTTAGTCAAGTATGGCTTTTATCTTCACGCGATAACTCAGAAAATCCGATATTAACATTCCAAGGTGACTCTGATGCTCACATTGTGCGTGGTCTGATCTATATTCTTCTTGCCTTCTATTCAGGTAAAAAAGCCTCTGAAATCCTTACAGCTGATGCTGAAGGACTTCTTGCAAAACTTGGCCTCAATGAAAATTTAACACCACAACGCTCCAATGGTCTTAGAGCAATGATTAAACGAATTCGTGCAGAAAGTTCCTTATAG
- a CDS encoding DUF5330 domain-containing protein — protein MIRFLIKSAFLLFFIFVIVSFFTTKQNNNNLFPPKETDATTRDAIIALKETINDLGMFCERNTETCKIGKSFLGSMGERARNGSKIIYEYLDHTFSNKNINASAEDNSNTGAENPKAK, from the coding sequence ATGATACGTTTTTTAATAAAATCAGCATTTCTTTTATTTTTTATTTTTGTAATCGTTTCGTTTTTTACAACGAAGCAAAACAATAATAATCTATTCCCTCCTAAAGAAACAGATGCAACAACAAGAGATGCAATTATTGCTCTTAAGGAAACTATAAATGATTTAGGAATGTTCTGCGAACGAAACACAGAAACTTGTAAAATCGGAAAATCCTTTTTAGGTTCAATGGGTGAACGCGCACGTAATGGTTCAAAAATTATCTATGAATATCTTGACCATACATTTAGCAATAAAAACATAAATGCCTCTGCAGAAGATAACTCCAATACAGGTGCGGAAAATCCGAAAGCAAAATAA
- a CDS encoding DUF1254 domain-containing protein yields MFKFIYAFLLIGIGTVIVHICILFLLPHYTRNNIWTRLEKIGPHYQFVDLDSYDPIRQSMDPLFLLKVCKFDLDNGPVHLTTPQTTQFWSLSAYTRDGIIFYNLNDKTTPNAKLNLIIGNPLQITELKQSKIERTLNSVLVAQKLNEVFTILRVFAPSPLEKKESETFLEKATCRIFNK; encoded by the coding sequence GTGTTTAAATTCATCTATGCGTTTCTTCTTATAGGCATCGGTACAGTCATTGTACATATTTGTATTTTATTTTTACTTCCTCATTACACACGAAATAATATATGGACACGTCTTGAAAAAATAGGACCACACTATCAATTCGTTGATCTCGATTCGTATGATCCTATTCGCCAATCTATGGATCCTTTATTTCTTCTTAAAGTATGCAAATTTGATCTAGATAATGGTCCTGTTCACTTAACTACTCCACAAACAACACAATTTTGGTCACTGTCAGCCTATACACGCGACGGAATTATTTTCTACAACCTCAATGACAAAACAACTCCCAATGCTAAACTCAATCTTATTATCGGAAACCCTCTACAAATAACAGAACTCAAACAATCAAAAATTGAACGTACTCTTAATTCAGTTTTAGTCGCTCAAAAATTAAATGAGGTTTTTACTATTTTACGCGTATTCGCTCCATCTCCACTTGAGAAAAAAGAAAGCGAAACCTTTCTCGAAAAAGCAACTTGTCGTATATTTAATAAATAA
- a CDS encoding DUF1214 domain-containing protein, with protein MLFNIVFSFLIFVFSILFGIFSVDYMLNTGINFECLKIREWMTYPHIGTTKADPYTRARTAKRGDISLGHPENLIFQLWTDNQKRPLYPNCHYSLKGHIPETRLFTLYAADKFLKPYTSKNNIPFALHTYNVIYENDGSLRINISPTPQTGNWLASTSQKEFGLILTLYDTSIISTTALRKPMMPSIERIPSGEKCV; from the coding sequence ATGCTTTTTAATATCGTTTTTTCTTTTCTAATCTTTGTTTTCTCAATTTTATTTGGAATATTCAGTGTTGATTATATGCTCAATACCGGCATAAATTTTGAATGTTTAAAAATTAGAGAATGGATGACCTATCCACACATAGGAACAACTAAGGCTGATCCTTACACTCGGGCACGCACTGCAAAACGTGGTGATATTTCCCTTGGACATCCAGAAAATCTCATTTTCCAACTTTGGACAGATAATCAGAAACGTCCACTATATCCCAACTGCCATTATTCACTTAAAGGACACATTCCTGAAACACGTCTCTTTACTCTGTATGCAGCTGACAAATTTCTTAAACCCTACACTTCAAAGAATAATATTCCTTTTGCACTCCATACCTACAATGTAATTTATGAAAATGATGGCTCATTACGGATAAATATCTCACCAACACCGCAAACAGGTAATTGGCTTGCATCAACAAGTCAAAAAGAATTCGGACTTATCCTGACCTTATATGATACGTCAATTATCTCTACAACAGCACTACGGAAGCCTATGATGCCATCTATAGAACGAATTCCATCAGGAGAAAAGTGTGTTTAA
- a CDS encoding transglycosylase domain-containing protein yields MFDFLKKKKIQQNKPFLSPELIELDAWLNTTFYNIRVSHNCFWNRAALISQHFRVRGWKRCIVEILDETLTLGLIGFTLFTIVGISVFELTKKDWYSSKNFSILFLDRYGNSIGHRGALPALSVPVEEMPDYLIKTVLATEDRRFFHHWGIDFYGLIRAITQNIQAKIIVQGGSTLTQQLAKNLFLTHERTITRKIKEAYLALWLEANLKKKQILQLYLERVYMGGNNFGIAAASKFYFDKNIRNISLAESAILAGLFKAPTKYAPHSNLTAARARANVVLSNLVNSGFMTDSQIIKAYRYPAKIITKVKNNQPNYFLDWAFDEIRQISSQLPSHTLIVQTTLDPNIQQVAEEAIEYYLHQYGPQYHVTQAATVILDNNGAVRAIVGGLDYEKSQFNRATQGGRQPGSSFKPYVYATAIERGLSPKTIVSDKPINWGGWSPRNNSGRYIGNVDLATALAFSINTVPVHITYQYLNRDTQPIRNLIKNMGINSHILSHKTMILGTSNMTPMDQAIGFNVFANGGVAGNHHGFTRITTIDDRVIWDWTRNGNKPYQVISKQSAAYMNQMLVGVTTRGSGKRAALPMSLVAGKTGTSQAYRDAWFVGFTGNYTGAVWMGNDDFSSMNRTFGGFIPAMIWHHIMLYAHQNTILQPLYGVKNSILPYQSPINPSNNNSYIIPKLPQILSPATLNAIRSINKDLQKLKNITLSNMKTNFPSTVAT; encoded by the coding sequence ATGTTTGATTTTTTGAAAAAAAAGAAAATCCAACAAAATAAACCGTTCCTTAGCCCTGAACTTATTGAATTAGATGCATGGTTAAACACGACATTTTACAATATCCGTGTTTCTCACAATTGTTTCTGGAATAGAGCAGCTCTTATTTCGCAACACTTTCGTGTACGAGGATGGAAACGATGCATTGTTGAAATCCTCGATGAAACATTAACATTGGGATTGATTGGTTTCACTTTATTCACCATTGTTGGTATTTCTGTTTTTGAATTAACAAAAAAAGATTGGTATTCATCCAAGAACTTTTCAATTCTTTTTCTAGATCGCTACGGAAATTCTATTGGACATCGTGGAGCTTTACCAGCTCTATCTGTTCCTGTTGAGGAAATGCCCGATTATCTTATCAAAACAGTTCTTGCTACAGAAGACCGCCGTTTTTTTCACCATTGGGGCATTGATTTTTATGGTCTCATACGAGCAATTACACAAAATATACAAGCTAAAATTATCGTTCAAGGCGGTTCAACTCTCACACAACAACTCGCTAAAAATTTATTTTTAACACATGAAAGAACCATAACACGTAAAATTAAAGAAGCTTATCTTGCTCTATGGCTGGAAGCAAATCTTAAAAAAAAACAAATTTTGCAACTTTATCTTGAACGCGTATACATGGGAGGAAATAATTTCGGTATTGCAGCAGCATCAAAATTTTATTTTGACAAAAATATACGCAATATATCCTTGGCAGAATCTGCCATATTGGCTGGTCTTTTCAAAGCACCAACAAAATATGCTCCTCATAGCAATTTAACTGCTGCACGAGCACGCGCAAATGTGGTTCTTTCTAATCTTGTTAACAGTGGTTTTATGACGGATAGCCAAATTATCAAAGCATACCGCTACCCTGCTAAAATCATTACAAAAGTTAAAAACAATCAGCCTAATTATTTTCTTGATTGGGCATTTGATGAAATACGTCAAATCAGCAGTCAACTACCAAGCCATACCTTGATTGTCCAAACCACTCTTGATCCAAATATTCAACAAGTAGCAGAAGAAGCAATTGAATATTATCTACACCAATATGGCCCACAATACCATGTAACACAAGCAGCTACTGTTATTCTTGATAATAACGGAGCTGTACGCGCAATCGTTGGAGGACTTGATTATGAAAAAAGTCAGTTTAATAGAGCAACACAAGGTGGTCGACAACCTGGTTCTTCATTCAAACCATACGTTTATGCAACTGCAATAGAACGCGGTTTATCTCCCAAAACTATAGTATCTGATAAACCAATCAATTGGGGTGGCTGGTCACCCAGAAATAATTCTGGCCGTTATATTGGCAATGTTGATTTAGCAACTGCTTTAGCCTTTTCTATCAACACAGTACCTGTCCATATTACTTACCAGTATCTTAATCGTGATACCCAACCAATCAGAAATTTGATTAAAAATATGGGTATTAATTCTCATATATTATCACATAAAACCATGATTTTAGGCACATCCAATATGACACCAATGGATCAAGCAATTGGTTTCAATGTCTTCGCTAATGGAGGCGTAGCTGGAAACCACCATGGCTTTACGCGAATTACCACAATAGATGATCGTGTAATATGGGATTGGACACGCAATGGTAACAAACCATATCAAGTTATCAGTAAACAATCAGCTGCTTATATGAATCAAATGCTGGTTGGAGTTACAACACGAGGATCTGGTAAACGCGCAGCCCTGCCTATGTCGCTTGTTGCTGGGAAAACTGGAACATCACAAGCTTACCGCGATGCTTGGTTTGTCGGCTTCACTGGTAATTACACCGGCGCTGTATGGATGGGGAATGATGATTTCTCATCCATGAATCGCACTTTCGGCGGTTTTATTCCCGCCATGATATGGCATCATATTATGCTCTACGCACATCAAAATACAATCCTTCAACCACTCTATGGTGTCAAAAACTCGATTTTACCTTATCAATCACCAATTAATCCTTCCAATAATAATTCGTATATTATTCCTAAATTGCCCCAAATACTTTCACCTGCAACACTAAATGCTATACGTTCTATCAACAAAGACTTACAAAAGCTAAAAAATATAACCTTATCAAATATGAAAACTAATTTTCCTTCAACAGTTGCAACTTGA
- a CDS encoding response regulator transcription factor, producing the protein MRILIVEDDRDLNHQLAKAVKDAGYVSDSAFNGEDGYFLGSTESYDAVILDIGLSCMDGIQVVEKWRKEGYSMPVLMLTARDRWSDKVRGIDAGADDYVVKPFHLEEVMARLRALIRRSAGHATNMLSCGEILLDTKTSRVFVDRQLIKLTSYEFRLLAYLMHHCDKVVSRTELIEHLYDQDFDKDSNTIEVFIRRLRKKLSVDSIETIRGLGYRIKMSGDK; encoded by the coding sequence ATGCGTATTTTGATTGTTGAAGATGATCGCGATCTTAATCACCAATTAGCAAAGGCAGTAAAAGATGCGGGGTATGTTTCTGATAGTGCTTTTAATGGTGAAGATGGCTATTTTTTAGGAAGTACAGAGTCTTATGATGCTGTGATTCTTGATATTGGTTTATCATGCATGGATGGGATTCAAGTTGTTGAAAAATGGCGTAAAGAGGGATATTCTATGCCTGTTTTAATGTTAACAGCACGTGATCGTTGGTCTGATAAGGTACGTGGTATTGATGCAGGTGCTGATGATTATGTCGTTAAGCCATTTCATTTGGAAGAGGTGATGGCTCGATTGCGTGCTTTAATTCGCCGGTCGGCAGGGCATGCAACAAATATGTTATCTTGTGGGGAGATTTTATTAGATACTAAAACTTCTCGTGTTTTTGTTGATAGGCAGTTAATTAAACTAACATCATATGAGTTTCGGCTTCTTGCTTATCTCATGCATCATTGTGATAAAGTAGTTTCAAGAACAGAGCTTATTGAGCACCTTTATGATCAGGATTTTGATAAAGATTCGAATACGATTGAAGTTTTTATAAGGCGGTTGCGTAAAAAACTTAGTGTTGATTCAATTGAGACTATTCGTGGGCTAGGATATAGAATAAAAATGTCAGGTGATAAATGA
- a CDS encoding sensor histidine kinase, translated as MRALKNSNRLKRLFFFIGKSLSLRVMILSTLWAIISLSSISAVSILFYQRSSEQSLERILSSQLYSLISAVTVTSEGYLKGKPEFGDIRYSDPTSGWYWEVFSVSPDLHGRLASQSLGTKKIFSPSDAEVPFNSEFFRSYRIKGVDGQNLKVIESDVVLDNQNRIARFRLIGNIDEVYVQVKEFEQTLQIFLWSLGIGSVFINLTIIFFSFQPLKRIRQTLNDIRAGRTDYVSTDLLSEVMPLAQEMNALIDNNQRIIERFRTQVGNLAHSLKTPLSVIINEVDNMTGEQAILLREQAGIMRSQINHYLRRARIAAQRDSVVYHTPVRKTLDRLVRVMRKLNPDKDIQFTIDVDDIIFSGEREDLEEIVGNLIENAVQWSRTKILICCSLEKSFEKTGFFNIVIEDDGPGLTEEKIDEALKRGRRFDESKPGTGLGLAIVSDMVSEYDGKLSLSRSKLGGLYTKVVLPS; from the coding sequence ATGAGAGCTTTGAAGAATAGTAACCGGTTGAAACGGTTATTTTTTTTCATTGGAAAATCACTCAGTCTACGTGTTATGATTTTATCAACATTGTGGGCTATTATTTCACTTTCATCTATTTCAGCAGTCAGTATTTTATTCTATCAGCGTTCAAGTGAACAAAGCTTAGAACGTATTCTTTCTTCTCAGCTTTATAGTCTCATTTCAGCTGTAACTGTTACATCTGAGGGATATTTGAAAGGAAAGCCTGAATTTGGTGATATTCGTTATTCAGATCCAACATCTGGATGGTATTGGGAGGTATTCTCTGTATCTCCAGACCTACATGGAAGATTGGCATCACAGTCATTGGGGACTAAGAAAATTTTTTCACCGAGTGATGCTGAGGTTCCTTTCAATAGCGAATTTTTTCGTTCTTATCGAATAAAAGGGGTAGATGGACAAAACCTAAAAGTTATTGAAAGTGATGTTGTTCTTGATAATCAGAATCGTATTGCTCGTTTTCGCCTTATTGGAAATATTGATGAAGTATACGTACAGGTAAAAGAATTCGAACAAACTTTACAAATTTTTTTGTGGAGTCTCGGTATTGGCAGTGTTTTCATCAATTTAACTATTATTTTTTTTAGTTTCCAACCATTAAAACGAATTCGACAAACATTGAATGATATTCGTGCGGGAAGAACTGATTATGTGAGTACCGATTTATTGAGTGAAGTGATGCCATTGGCACAAGAGATGAATGCTCTTATTGATAATAATCAACGTATTATTGAACGATTTCGAACTCAGGTTGGTAATCTTGCCCATTCATTGAAGACACCTTTATCAGTTATTATTAATGAAGTCGATAATATGACAGGAGAACAAGCCATTTTATTGCGTGAGCAAGCTGGAATAATGCGCTCCCAAATAAATCATTATTTACGGCGTGCTCGGATAGCAGCACAACGCGATAGCGTTGTTTATCACACCCCTGTTAGGAAAACACTTGATCGTTTGGTTCGAGTTATGAGAAAGCTCAATCCTGATAAGGATATTCAATTTACCATAGATGTTGATGATATTATTTTTTCCGGTGAAAGGGAAGATTTAGAGGAAATTGTAGGTAATTTGATTGAGAATGCTGTTCAATGGTCACGTACTAAAATTTTAATCTGTTGTTCTTTAGAAAAAAGTTTTGAAAAAACAGGGTTCTTTAATATCGTTATTGAAGATGATGGTCCTGGTTTGACAGAAGAGAAAATTGATGAAGCTTTAAAAAGAGGTCGACGGTTTGATGAAAGTAAGCCAGGGACAGGATTAGGATTAGCAATTGTTTCAGATATGGTTAGTGAATATGATGGAAAACTTTCTTTGTCGCGTTCCAAGTTAGGTGGATTATATACAAAAGTTGTATTACCAAGCTGA
- a CDS encoding tetratricopeptide repeat protein: MKIFSLSIDQIQNCENEADFKHNTFDKKSIRGLCKHFKSFFALTVFCLLFIFFVTCSVYSLTGNPGVKSYFFSELMGRDPKTLNGHERLVRLQALFFRMPHDGKIADALAVGYLEEGRFQEAVNTYLDALQLNGETAPRLVGYGLALVGYEGGMITQEAQDVFQKAVNLAPNDFYPHLLLANAFHQAGQSSQAVQLLQNFLSKRPKDIKGRSRVEEMIIQLLDVFKE, encoded by the coding sequence ATGAAAATTTTTTCTTTGAGTATTGATCAAATCCAAAACTGTGAAAATGAAGCTGATTTTAAGCATAATACTTTTGACAAAAAAAGTATACGAGGGCTTTGTAAACATTTTAAAAGTTTTTTTGCACTTACAGTTTTTTGTCTTTTATTTATTTTCTTTGTAACATGCAGTGTTTATAGTCTGACTGGTAATCCAGGAGTCAAGAGTTATTTTTTTAGTGAATTGATGGGACGGGACCCCAAGACGTTAAATGGTCATGAAAGACTTGTCCGTTTACAAGCGCTTTTTTTTCGTATGCCTCATGATGGGAAGATAGCAGATGCATTGGCAGTAGGTTATCTTGAAGAAGGTCGTTTTCAGGAGGCTGTGAATACCTATTTAGATGCACTTCAATTGAATGGAGAAACAGCTCCGAGGTTGGTAGGGTATGGTCTAGCATTAGTTGGTTACGAAGGAGGAATGATTACGCAAGAAGCGCAGGATGTTTTTCAAAAAGCAGTCAATTTAGCACCAAATGATTTTTATCCTCATTTACTTTTAGCGAATGCTTTTCATCAAGCAGGTCAATCTTCTCAAGCAGTTCAGCTTTTACAAAATTTCCTTAGTAAAAGGCCTAAGGATATTAAAGGAAGATCGCGTGTTGAAGAAATGATTATTCAGTTACTTGATGTCTTTAAAGAGTAA
- the ccmE gene encoding cytochrome c maturation protein CcmE — translation MNSPPLNDFSSLELVLKKRKKNRLLMILLCLFVIAVATGLVLYAIRDTVNFFRMPSEITREDILTGRPLRLGGFVEKGTVEYSGNMQVSFFVTDSIKHKKVVFTGILPDLFREGQGVIVEGYFNKQRLFIGTRILAKHDETYMSKEMADRMNKCQNMKRQFDCAS, via the coding sequence ATGAACAGTCCACCTTTAAACGATTTTTCTTCACTTGAGCTTGTTTTGAAGAAGCGAAAAAAAAACCGACTGCTCATGATTTTATTATGTCTTTTTGTTATTGCAGTTGCGACTGGTTTGGTACTGTATGCGATTCGTGATACAGTAAATTTTTTTCGAATGCCATCTGAAATTACAAGGGAAGATATTTTAACAGGTCGTCCTTTACGTTTAGGTGGTTTTGTTGAAAAAGGAACTGTTGAATACAGTGGGAATATGCAAGTTAGCTTTTTTGTGACTGATAGTATAAAACATAAAAAAGTTGTTTTTACTGGCATATTACCTGATCTTTTTCGTGAAGGACAAGGTGTTATTGTAGAAGGATATTTCAATAAACAAAGACTTTTTATAGGCACGCGTATTTTGGCAAAACATGATGAAACTTATATGTCTAAAGAAATGGCTGATCGCATGAACAAGTGTCAGAATATGAAAAGGCAATTCGATTGTGCTAGTTGA